In Nicotiana tabacum cultivar K326 chromosome 2, ASM71507v2, whole genome shotgun sequence, the following proteins share a genomic window:
- the LOC107761532 gene encoding upstream activation factor subunit spp27, translating to MLPQRMKKAMTDNPKKLANLIDLVNLPSTLREFMGQSQTSRLGCFKRVWSYIKENNLQDPNNKNLVNCDEKLKSILLGKPQVELTELPTLIKLHFPKAPR from the exons ATGCTACCACAGCGGATGAAAAAGGCTATGACAGACAACCCAAAGAAATTAGCCAATTTGATTGACCTCGTAAATCTCCCTTCAACACTTAGAGAATTCATGGGTCAGTCACAGACTTCTCGCTTAGGTTGTTTTAAACGTGTCTGGTCTTACATCAAGGAAAACAATCTCCAG GATCCAAACAACAAGAACTTAGTTAATTGCGATGAAAAGTTAAAGAGTATCTTGTTGGGTAAGCCCCAGGTTGAGCTTACTGAACTACCCACACTGATCAAGTTGCACTTCCCCAAGGCACCAAGATGA
- the LOC107761527 gene encoding EH domain-containing protein 1-like isoform X1, translated as MRRSIKNGSISRIQMEMDVSLEEMPQSSLPCPICLVLSSSRYLLPLTNNLQVSCNFVKVWAIADSKRQGFLSFIEFVIAMQLVSLAQAGHAVTNDLLNADVDFENLLPPAMEGLDVFLAKKKPMPKSEPDQNGSAPVPSAPATSWFSSSKSAKKVSLTSVTSIVDGLKKLYIQKLKPLEVAYHFNDFVSPLLANSDFDAKPMVMLLGQYSTGKTTFIKHLLKTSYPGAHIGPEPTTDRFVVVMNGPDERSIPGNTIAVQADMPFSGLTTFGTAFLSKFECSQMPHPLLEHITLVDTPGVLSGEKQRTQRSYDFTGVTSWFAAKCDLILLLFDPHKLDISDEFKRVIASLRGHDDKIRVVLNKADQVDTQQLMRVYGALMWSLGKVLNTPEVARVYIGSFNDKPMNEAATGPLGKELFEKEQDDLLTDLKNIPKKACDRRINEFVKRARAAKIHAYIIGHLRKEMPAMIGKAKTQQRLIDELENEFGKVQREFHLPAGDFPNVEHFREVLGGYSFDRFEKLKPKMIQDVDDMLGYDIPELLKNFRNPYD; from the exons ATGAGAAGATCTATCAAGAATGGTTCAATTTCGCGGATTCAG ATGGAGATGGACGTCTCACTGGAGGAGATGCCACAAAGTTCTTTGCCATGTCCAATTTGCCTCGTCCTGAGCTCAAGCAG GTACCTGCTACCTCTCACCAACAACCTGCAAGTATCGTGTAACTTTGTCAAG gtgtggGCAATTGCAGATTCCAAGCGACAAGGTTTTCTCAGTTTTATAGAATTTGTTATTGCAATGCAG TTGGTCTCTCTGGCGCAAGCTGGCCATGCAGTAACCAATGATCTTTTAAATGCTGATG TTGATTTTGAAAATTTGCTACCCCCTGCAATGGAAGGTCTGGATGTCTTTCTTGCT AAGAAGAAGCCCATGCCTAAAAGCGAACCTGATCAGAATG GCAGTGCTCCTGTCCCGTCTGCACCAGCAACTAGTTGGTTTTCATCATCAAAATCTGCAAAGAAG GTCTCTTTAACCTCTGTCACATCAATAGTTGATGGACTGAAGAAGTTGTACATCCAAAAGCTAAAGCCGCTAGAAGTCGCATATCACTTTAATGATTTTGTCTCTCCATTGTTG GCGAATAGTGATTTTGATGCCAAGCCGATGGTCATGCTTTTGGGTCAATACTCCACAGGCAAAACCACATTCATTAAACATTTACTCAAAACCAGTTATCCAG GTGCTCACATTGGTCCGGAGCCTACAACAGATAGATTTGTGGTTGTCATG AACGGGCCGGATGAAAGAAGTATTCCAGGAAATACAATTGCTGTTCAAGCAGATATGCCATTTAGCGGTCTGACAACTTTCGGAACTgcatttttgtcaaagtttgagtGTTCTCAAATGCCGCATCCT TTGTTGGAGCATATTACTCTGGTGGATACTCCTGGAGTTTTATCTGGGGAAAAGCAGAGAACACAAAGGAGCTATGACTTTACTGGTGTGACGTCCTGGTTTGCTGCCAAGTGCGATCTCATCCTTCTTTTGTTTGATCCCCACAAGCTTGATATAAGCGATGAGTTCAAACGTGTGATTGCTTCTCTTCGAGGCCATGATGATAAGATACGTGTGGTTTTGAACAAGGCTGACCAAGTTGATACTCAACAA CTTATGAGGGTTTATGGAGCATTGATGTGGTCTTTGGGGAAAGTTCTAAATACTCCTGAAGTTGCTCGCGTCTACATAGG ATCATTTAATGACAAACCAATGAATGAAGCTGCTACAGGACCACTTGGGAAAGAACTTTTTGAAAAGGAACAAGATGATCTCCTTACAGACTTGAAAAACATACCAAAGAAGGCTTGTGATCGTCGC ATCAATGAATTTGTAAAACGTGCCAGAGCTGCGAAGATACATGCATACATAATAGGTCATCTCAGAAAGGAGATGCCTGCTATGATAGGCAAAGCCAAGACACAGCAGAGACTCATTGATGAATTGGAAAATGAATTTGGAAAG GTTCAAAGGGAATTCCATCTGCCTGCCGGGGATTTTCCAAATGTCGAACACTTCAGGGAAGTTCTTGGTGGTTATAGCTTTGATAGGTTTGAGAAGTTGAAGCCCAAGATGATACAAGATGTTGACGATATGCTTGGTTATGACATCCCTGAACTTCTCAAGAATTTCAGGAATCCTTATGACTAA
- the LOC107761527 gene encoding EH domain-containing protein 1-like isoform X2, producing the protein MEFDTSPINRCSKEHEKIYQEWFNFADSDGDGRLTGGDATKFFAMSNLPRPELKQVWAIADSKRQGFLSFIEFVIAMQLVSLAQAGHAVTNDLLNADVDFENLLPPAMEGLDVFLAKKKPMPKSEPDQNGSAPVPSAPATSWFSSSKSAKKVSLTSVTSIVDGLKKLYIQKLKPLEVAYHFNDFVSPLLANSDFDAKPMVMLLGQYSTGKTTFIKHLLKTSYPGAHIGPEPTTDRFVVVMNGPDERSIPGNTIAVQADMPFSGLTTFGTAFLSKFECSQMPHPLLEHITLVDTPGVLSGEKQRTQRSYDFTGVTSWFAAKCDLILLLFDPHKLDISDEFKRVIASLRGHDDKIRVVLNKADQVDTQQLMRVYGALMWSLGKVLNTPEVARVYIGSFNDKPMNEAATGPLGKELFEKEQDDLLTDLKNIPKKACDRRINEFVKRARAAKIHAYIIGHLRKEMPAMIGKAKTQQRLIDELENEFGKVQREFHLPAGDFPNVEHFREVLGGYSFDRFEKLKPKMIQDVDDMLGYDIPELLKNFRNPYD; encoded by the exons ATGGAGTTTGATACAAGTCCCATTAATCGATGTTCCAAAGAGCATGAGAAGATCTATCAAGAATGGTTCAATTTCGCGGATTCAG ATGGAGATGGACGTCTCACTGGAGGAGATGCCACAAAGTTCTTTGCCATGTCCAATTTGCCTCGTCCTGAGCTCAAGCAG gtgtggGCAATTGCAGATTCCAAGCGACAAGGTTTTCTCAGTTTTATAGAATTTGTTATTGCAATGCAG TTGGTCTCTCTGGCGCAAGCTGGCCATGCAGTAACCAATGATCTTTTAAATGCTGATG TTGATTTTGAAAATTTGCTACCCCCTGCAATGGAAGGTCTGGATGTCTTTCTTGCT AAGAAGAAGCCCATGCCTAAAAGCGAACCTGATCAGAATG GCAGTGCTCCTGTCCCGTCTGCACCAGCAACTAGTTGGTTTTCATCATCAAAATCTGCAAAGAAG GTCTCTTTAACCTCTGTCACATCAATAGTTGATGGACTGAAGAAGTTGTACATCCAAAAGCTAAAGCCGCTAGAAGTCGCATATCACTTTAATGATTTTGTCTCTCCATTGTTG GCGAATAGTGATTTTGATGCCAAGCCGATGGTCATGCTTTTGGGTCAATACTCCACAGGCAAAACCACATTCATTAAACATTTACTCAAAACCAGTTATCCAG GTGCTCACATTGGTCCGGAGCCTACAACAGATAGATTTGTGGTTGTCATG AACGGGCCGGATGAAAGAAGTATTCCAGGAAATACAATTGCTGTTCAAGCAGATATGCCATTTAGCGGTCTGACAACTTTCGGAACTgcatttttgtcaaagtttgagtGTTCTCAAATGCCGCATCCT TTGTTGGAGCATATTACTCTGGTGGATACTCCTGGAGTTTTATCTGGGGAAAAGCAGAGAACACAAAGGAGCTATGACTTTACTGGTGTGACGTCCTGGTTTGCTGCCAAGTGCGATCTCATCCTTCTTTTGTTTGATCCCCACAAGCTTGATATAAGCGATGAGTTCAAACGTGTGATTGCTTCTCTTCGAGGCCATGATGATAAGATACGTGTGGTTTTGAACAAGGCTGACCAAGTTGATACTCAACAA CTTATGAGGGTTTATGGAGCATTGATGTGGTCTTTGGGGAAAGTTCTAAATACTCCTGAAGTTGCTCGCGTCTACATAGG ATCATTTAATGACAAACCAATGAATGAAGCTGCTACAGGACCACTTGGGAAAGAACTTTTTGAAAAGGAACAAGATGATCTCCTTACAGACTTGAAAAACATACCAAAGAAGGCTTGTGATCGTCGC ATCAATGAATTTGTAAAACGTGCCAGAGCTGCGAAGATACATGCATACATAATAGGTCATCTCAGAAAGGAGATGCCTGCTATGATAGGCAAAGCCAAGACACAGCAGAGACTCATTGATGAATTGGAAAATGAATTTGGAAAG GTTCAAAGGGAATTCCATCTGCCTGCCGGGGATTTTCCAAATGTCGAACACTTCAGGGAAGTTCTTGGTGGTTATAGCTTTGATAGGTTTGAGAAGTTGAAGCCCAAGATGATACAAGATGTTGACGATATGCTTGGTTATGACATCCCTGAACTTCTCAAGAATTTCAGGAATCCTTATGACTAA
- the LOC107761527 gene encoding EH domain-containing protein 1-like isoform X3 yields MQLVSLAQAGHAVTNDLLNADVDFENLLPPAMEGLDVFLAKKKPMPKSEPDQNGSAPVPSAPATSWFSSSKSAKKVSLTSVTSIVDGLKKLYIQKLKPLEVAYHFNDFVSPLLANSDFDAKPMVMLLGQYSTGKTTFIKHLLKTSYPGAHIGPEPTTDRFVVVMNGPDERSIPGNTIAVQADMPFSGLTTFGTAFLSKFECSQMPHPLLEHITLVDTPGVLSGEKQRTQRSYDFTGVTSWFAAKCDLILLLFDPHKLDISDEFKRVIASLRGHDDKIRVVLNKADQVDTQQLMRVYGALMWSLGKVLNTPEVARVYIGSFNDKPMNEAATGPLGKELFEKEQDDLLTDLKNIPKKACDRRINEFVKRARAAKIHAYIIGHLRKEMPAMIGKAKTQQRLIDELENEFGKVQREFHLPAGDFPNVEHFREVLGGYSFDRFEKLKPKMIQDVDDMLGYDIPELLKNFRNPYD; encoded by the exons ATGCAG TTGGTCTCTCTGGCGCAAGCTGGCCATGCAGTAACCAATGATCTTTTAAATGCTGATG TTGATTTTGAAAATTTGCTACCCCCTGCAATGGAAGGTCTGGATGTCTTTCTTGCT AAGAAGAAGCCCATGCCTAAAAGCGAACCTGATCAGAATG GCAGTGCTCCTGTCCCGTCTGCACCAGCAACTAGTTGGTTTTCATCATCAAAATCTGCAAAGAAG GTCTCTTTAACCTCTGTCACATCAATAGTTGATGGACTGAAGAAGTTGTACATCCAAAAGCTAAAGCCGCTAGAAGTCGCATATCACTTTAATGATTTTGTCTCTCCATTGTTG GCGAATAGTGATTTTGATGCCAAGCCGATGGTCATGCTTTTGGGTCAATACTCCACAGGCAAAACCACATTCATTAAACATTTACTCAAAACCAGTTATCCAG GTGCTCACATTGGTCCGGAGCCTACAACAGATAGATTTGTGGTTGTCATG AACGGGCCGGATGAAAGAAGTATTCCAGGAAATACAATTGCTGTTCAAGCAGATATGCCATTTAGCGGTCTGACAACTTTCGGAACTgcatttttgtcaaagtttgagtGTTCTCAAATGCCGCATCCT TTGTTGGAGCATATTACTCTGGTGGATACTCCTGGAGTTTTATCTGGGGAAAAGCAGAGAACACAAAGGAGCTATGACTTTACTGGTGTGACGTCCTGGTTTGCTGCCAAGTGCGATCTCATCCTTCTTTTGTTTGATCCCCACAAGCTTGATATAAGCGATGAGTTCAAACGTGTGATTGCTTCTCTTCGAGGCCATGATGATAAGATACGTGTGGTTTTGAACAAGGCTGACCAAGTTGATACTCAACAA CTTATGAGGGTTTATGGAGCATTGATGTGGTCTTTGGGGAAAGTTCTAAATACTCCTGAAGTTGCTCGCGTCTACATAGG ATCATTTAATGACAAACCAATGAATGAAGCTGCTACAGGACCACTTGGGAAAGAACTTTTTGAAAAGGAACAAGATGATCTCCTTACAGACTTGAAAAACATACCAAAGAAGGCTTGTGATCGTCGC ATCAATGAATTTGTAAAACGTGCCAGAGCTGCGAAGATACATGCATACATAATAGGTCATCTCAGAAAGGAGATGCCTGCTATGATAGGCAAAGCCAAGACACAGCAGAGACTCATTGATGAATTGGAAAATGAATTTGGAAAG GTTCAAAGGGAATTCCATCTGCCTGCCGGGGATTTTCCAAATGTCGAACACTTCAGGGAAGTTCTTGGTGGTTATAGCTTTGATAGGTTTGAGAAGTTGAAGCCCAAGATGATACAAGATGTTGACGATATGCTTGGTTATGACATCCCTGAACTTCTCAAGAATTTCAGGAATCCTTATGACTAA
- the LOC107761533 gene encoding uncharacterized protein LOC107761533: MGDATQTQSQSQSLLPKNIAYNRSKSHAYDELRSFRRWLKWMCVDQSDTWSTCLSWFVFIVFTIVVPCLSHFLLACADCDATHDRPYDNVVQLSLSGVAALSFICLSGFVKKFGLRRFLFLDKLCDESETVRKGYMQQLHRSLKILFIFVLPCFAAESIYKIWWYSSGGTQIPFLGNVIVSDTVACILELSSWLYRTTVFFLVCVLFRLICYLQILRLQDFAQVFHVDSDVESVLREHLRIRRHLRIISHRYRRFIVLALVFITASQFASLFMSTRSSSDLHIYKSGELALCSVSLLAGLLILLRSAVRITHKAQAVTCLAAKWHVCATIDSFDSVEGETPPISQIASNQVFPVSSQGSSDADDVGDEEDELDNTQFVPSYAYSTISFQKRQALVTYFENNRAGVTLYGFMLDRSYLHTIFGIELALVLWLLGKTIGIS; encoded by the exons ATGGGAGACGCAACCCAAACCCAAAGCCAAAGCCAATCTTTACTGCCCAAAAACATAGCATATAACCGTAGCAAATCGCATGCGTACGATGAATTGCGCAGTTTTAGGAGATGGCTAAAGTGGATGTGTGTAGATCAATCTGATACTTGGTCTACTTGTCTTTCTTGGTTTGTTTTCATAGTGTTTACAATTGTTGTCCCTTGTCTCTCCCATTTCCTTTTGGCTTGTGCCGACTGCGATGCCACTCACGATCGGCCTTATGACAACGTTGTTCAGTTGTCTCTCAGTGGCGTTGCTGCTCTCTCCTTCATATGTCTTTCTGGGTTCGTTAAGAAATTTGGGCTTCGTAGGTTCTTGTTCCTTGATAAGCTTTGTGATGAGAGTGAGACCGTCAGAAAAGGATACATGCAACAACTCCAT AGATCATTGAAGATCCTATTCATTTTTGTGCTGCCATGTTTTGCTGCTGAAAGCATATATAAGATTTGGTGGTACAGTTCAGGTGGAACCCAAATCCCTTTCTTAGGTAATGTCATTGTGAGTGACACCGTCGCGTGCATTCTGGAGCTGAGCTCCTGGCTCTATAGGACGACCGTGTTCTTCCTAGTGTGTGTCCTTTTCCGCTTGATCTGTTACCTTCAGATTCTTCGGTTACAAGATTTTGCTCAGGTCTTCCATGTGGATTCTGATGTTGAGTCAGTGTTGAGAGAGCACCTTAGAATCAGGAGGCACTTGCGGATCATTAGCCATAGGTATCGTAGGTTTATCGTGTTGGCATTGGTATTCATCACAGCGAGTCAATTTGCCTCCCTTTTCATGAGCACAAGATCAAGTTCTGATCTTCATATCTACAAGAGTGGTGAACTTGCG CTGTGTTCTGTCAGCCTTCTTGCTGGGCTTTTGATACTGTTGAGAAGTGCAGTCAGGATTACTCATAAAGCACAAGCTGTTACATGCTTAGCAGCCAAGTGGCATGTGTGTGCAACAATAGACTCTTTTGATTCAGTTGAGGGTGAAACTCCTCCAATTTCTCAAATAGCCAGCAACCAAGTTTTCCCTGTGAGTTCTCAAGGATCATCCGATGCTGACGATGTtggagatgaagaagatgagcttGACAATACACAATTTGTTCCCTCTTATGCCTATAGCACTATTTCATTCCAGAAAAGGCAGGCACTAG TGACATATTTTGAGAACAATAGAGCAGGAGTTACTCTATATGGCTTTATGCTGGACAGAAGTTATCTTCACACCATTTTTGGTATAGAACTCGCGCTGGTGCTCTGGTTGCTTGGGAAAACTATTGGCATTTCTTGA